A section of the Streptomyces sp. Je 1-369 genome encodes:
- the nuoL gene encoding NADH-quinone oxidoreductase subunit L has protein sequence MENLIALLVAAPLLGAAVLLCGGRALDRAGHWLGTLFAAASFVIAVVLFSDMLGKGAEERSLSQHLFSWIPVEGFQADVAFQLDQLSMTFVLLISGVGTLIHIYSIGYMEHDERRRRFFGYLNLFLAAMLLLVLADNYLLLYVGWEGVGLASYLLIGFWQHKPSAATAAKKAFLVNRVGDVGLSIAIMLMFTTFGTFAFGPVLEATGDTSEGKLTAIGLMLLLAACGKSAQVPLQSWLGDAMEGPTPVSALIHAATMVTAGVYLIVRSGAIFNGAPDAQLVVTVVGAVTLLFGAIVGCAKDDIKKALAGSTMSQIGYMILAAGLGPIGYVFAIMHLVTHGFFKAGLFLGAGSVMHGMNDEVDMRKYGGLRKYMPVTFVTFGLGYLAIIGFPGLSGFFSKDKIIEAAFAKGGTEGWILGSVALLGAAITAYYMTRVMIMTFFGEERWRHRATASPAQPDVEPAAETQGAHDEPHPHESPKSMTIPMIVLAFGSVFAGGFFSIGDRFMHWLEPVTHHDHGDSPLSAATVTGATMVVLVIGVALAYVQYGRRPVPVTAPRGSVLTRAARRDLLQDDFNHVVLVRGGEHLTRSLVYVDHTLVDGVVNGTAASVGGLSGRLRKLQNGYARSYAVSMFGGAAVLIAATLLMRAV, from the coding sequence GTGGAGAACTTGATTGCGCTGCTCGTCGCGGCGCCTCTGCTCGGAGCAGCCGTACTGCTGTGCGGCGGGCGGGCACTGGACCGCGCGGGCCACTGGCTCGGCACGCTGTTCGCCGCCGCCTCCTTCGTCATCGCCGTGGTGCTCTTCTCGGACATGCTGGGCAAGGGCGCGGAGGAACGCTCCCTGTCGCAGCACCTGTTCAGCTGGATCCCCGTGGAGGGGTTCCAGGCGGACGTCGCCTTCCAGCTCGACCAGCTGTCGATGACGTTCGTCCTGCTGATCTCCGGCGTGGGCACCCTGATCCACATCTACTCGATCGGGTACATGGAGCACGACGAGCGGCGCCGCCGCTTCTTCGGCTACCTGAACCTGTTCCTCGCGGCGATGCTCCTCCTTGTCCTCGCCGACAACTACCTGCTCCTGTACGTCGGCTGGGAGGGCGTCGGCCTCGCCTCGTACCTCCTGATCGGCTTCTGGCAGCACAAGCCCAGCGCGGCCACCGCCGCGAAGAAGGCCTTCCTGGTCAACAGGGTCGGCGACGTGGGCCTGTCCATCGCCATCATGCTGATGTTCACCACCTTCGGGACGTTCGCCTTCGGGCCCGTCCTGGAGGCCACGGGTGACACCTCGGAGGGCAAGCTCACCGCCATCGGCCTGATGCTGCTGCTCGCCGCGTGCGGCAAGTCCGCGCAGGTGCCGCTGCAGTCCTGGCTCGGCGACGCGATGGAGGGCCCGACCCCGGTCTCGGCCCTGATCCACGCCGCGACGATGGTGACCGCGGGCGTGTACCTGATCGTCCGCTCCGGCGCGATCTTCAACGGCGCGCCGGACGCGCAGCTCGTCGTCACCGTCGTCGGAGCGGTCACGCTCCTGTTCGGTGCGATCGTCGGTTGCGCGAAGGACGACATCAAGAAGGCCCTCGCCGGATCGACGATGTCCCAGATCGGGTACATGATCCTGGCCGCAGGACTCGGCCCCATCGGCTACGTCTTCGCGATCATGCACCTGGTGACGCACGGCTTCTTCAAGGCCGGACTCTTCCTCGGCGCCGGTTCGGTCATGCACGGCATGAACGACGAGGTCGACATGAGGAAGTACGGCGGCCTGCGCAAGTACATGCCGGTCACCTTCGTCACCTTCGGCCTCGGCTACCTCGCGATCATCGGTTTCCCCGGTCTGTCCGGCTTCTTCTCCAAGGACAAGATCATCGAGGCGGCGTTCGCCAAGGGCGGCACGGAGGGCTGGATCCTCGGCTCGGTGGCACTCCTGGGCGCGGCCATCACCGCGTACTACATGACGCGCGTGATGATCATGACCTTCTTCGGAGAGGAGCGCTGGCGCCACCGCGCGACGGCCTCCCCGGCTCAGCCGGACGTCGAGCCCGCCGCCGAGACGCAGGGCGCACACGACGAGCCGCACCCGCACGAGTCCCCGAAGTCCATGACCATCCCGATGATCGTGCTCGCCTTCGGGTCGGTGTTCGCGGGTGGCTTCTTCAGCATCGGCGACCGCTTCATGCACTGGCTGGAGCCGGTCACCCACCACGACCACGGCGACTCGCCGCTGAGTGCCGCCACGGTCACGGGCGCCACCATGGTGGTCCTCGTCATCGGCGTCGCCCTTGCCTACGTGCAGTACGGGCGCAGGCCCGTCCCGGTCACCGCCCCGCGCGGTTCGGTGCTCACCCGTGCCGCCCGCCGCGACCTCCTCCAGGACGACTTCAACCACGTCGTCCTGGTGCGCGGCGGCGAGCACCTCACGCGGTCCCTGGTCTACGTGGACCACACCCTGGTCGACGGCGTCGTCAACGGCACGGCGGCCTCGGTCGGCGGCCTCTCCGGGCGGCTGCGCAAACTGCAGAACGGCTACGCCCGCTCCTACGCGGTCTCGATGTTCGGCGGCGCTGCGGTGCTCATCGCCGCGACCCTGCTGATGAGGGCGGTCTGA
- a CDS encoding NADH-quinone oxidoreductase subunit M: MSFPLLTATAVLPAVGAIATAAVPAARRTAAKWLALLVSLATLGLALTVLVRFDPDGDRYQLTESHAWIKEFGVRYELGVDGIAVALLALTALLIPFIILAGWHDADPLETKSSRWRPTQGFFALILAVEAMVIISFEATDVFLFYIFFEAMLIPMYFLIGGFGDRAHAGTDENASAQRSYAAVKFLLYNLVGGLIMLAAVIGLYVVAGNFSLQEISAARADGSLDMATNTERLLFLGFFFAFAVKAPLWPLHTWLPNAMGESTAPVAVLITAVVDKVGTFAMLRFCLGLFPEASDWATPVVLVLALISIIYGALLAVGQRDIKRLVAYASISHFGFIILGIFAMTSQGQSGATLYMVNHGISTAALMLVAGFLISRRGSRLIADYGGVQKVAPVLAGTFLIGGLATLSLPGLAPFVSEFLVLVGTFARYPVVGIIATVGIVLAALYTLVLYQRTMTGPVKAEVSAMPDLRVRELVVVAPLIALLIGLGVYPKPLTDLVNPAVEHTMSDVQKKDPKPDVEAAK, from the coding sequence ATGTCCTTTCCCCTGCTGACAGCGACGGCGGTCCTGCCCGCGGTCGGCGCGATCGCCACGGCAGCCGTTCCGGCCGCCCGGCGGACCGCCGCCAAGTGGCTCGCGCTGCTCGTCTCGCTCGCCACGCTCGGCCTCGCGCTGACCGTGCTCGTCCGGTTCGACCCCGACGGCGACCGCTATCAACTGACCGAATCGCACGCCTGGATCAAGGAGTTCGGGGTGCGGTACGAGCTCGGGGTCGACGGCATCGCCGTCGCGCTCCTCGCGCTCACCGCACTCCTGATCCCGTTCATCATCCTGGCGGGCTGGCACGACGCCGATCCCCTGGAGACCAAGTCGTCGCGCTGGCGGCCGACCCAGGGCTTCTTCGCCCTGATCCTGGCCGTCGAGGCGATGGTGATCATCTCCTTCGAGGCGACGGACGTCTTCCTCTTCTACATCTTCTTCGAAGCAATGCTCATCCCGATGTACTTCCTCATCGGCGGCTTCGGAGACCGGGCCCACGCGGGCACGGACGAGAACGCCTCGGCGCAGCGCTCGTACGCGGCCGTGAAGTTCCTTCTCTACAACCTCGTCGGCGGCCTCATCATGCTGGCCGCCGTAATCGGGCTCTACGTAGTGGCGGGCAACTTCTCCCTCCAGGAGATCTCCGCCGCCCGCGCGGACGGCTCGCTCGACATGGCGACCAACACGGAGCGGCTGCTTTTCCTCGGCTTCTTCTTCGCCTTCGCGGTGAAGGCGCCGCTGTGGCCGCTGCACACCTGGCTGCCGAACGCGATGGGGGAGTCCACCGCCCCGGTCGCCGTCCTGATCACCGCGGTCGTGGACAAGGTCGGCACGTTCGCGATGCTGCGGTTCTGCCTCGGCCTCTTCCCGGAGGCGAGCGACTGGGCGACGCCGGTCGTCCTCGTCCTCGCGCTGATCAGCATCATCTACGGAGCGCTGCTCGCGGTCGGCCAGCGCGACATCAAGCGCCTGGTGGCGTACGCGTCGATCTCGCACTTCGGCTTCATCATCCTCGGCATCTTCGCGATGACCTCGCAGGGCCAGTCCGGCGCGACGCTCTACATGGTCAATCACGGCATCTCGACCGCCGCGCTGATGCTGGTGGCCGGTTTCCTGATCTCGCGCCGCGGCTCGCGCCTGATCGCCGACTACGGAGGAGTGCAGAAGGTCGCACCGGTGCTCGCCGGCACCTTCCTGATCGGCGGCCTGGCCACCCTTTCGCTGCCCGGCCTGGCACCGTTCGTCAGTGAATTCCTGGTCCTGGTCGGCACGTTCGCGCGCTATCCGGTGGTCGGGATCATCGCGACCGTCGGCATCGTGCTGGCCGCGCTGTACACGCTCGTCCTGTACCAGCGGACGATGACGGGACCTGTGAAGGCGGAGGTCTCGGCCATGCCCGACCTGCGGGTGCGTGAGCTGGTCGTCGTCGCTCCGCTGATCGCCCTCCTGATCGGCCTCGGGGTCTACCCGAAGCCGCTCACCGATCTGGTGAACCCGGCGGTCGAGCACACGATGTCCGACGTACAGAAGAAAGACCCCAAGCCCGATGTGGAGGCGGCCAAGTGA
- the nuoN gene encoding NADH-quinone oxidoreductase subunit NuoN codes for MSTTAVHSLWTTAAEPIDKIDAPTIEYGQLSPVLIVIGAAVIGVLIEAFVPRKSRYYAQLFLSVVSLAAAFAAVVGLAARGFGTTKAQIAAMGAIAVDGPALFLQGTILLTGIVAIFTFAERRLDPEAHGNRVDSFVAQAGSVPGSEGEQAATKAGFATTEVFPLALFAIGGMLVFPAANDLLTLFIALEVFSLPLYLLCALARRKRLMSQESAVKYFLLGAFASAFTLFGIALLYGYAGSVSYATVADVVEGNVKTVDPALADTMGNDALLLIGVAMVVMGLLFKVGAVPFHMWTPDVYQGAPTPVTGFMAAATKVAAFGALLRLLYVVLPGLRWDWRPVMWGVAVITMLGGAIIAITQTDIKRLLAYSSVAHAGFILAGVIATTPDGISSVLFYLGAYSFVTIGAFAVVTLVRDAGGEATHLSKWAGLGRRSPLVAAVFAVFLLAFAGIPLTSGFAGKFAVFKAAAEGGAGPLVVVGVLSSAIAAFFYIRVIVLMFFSEPKADGPTVAVPSPLTMTAIAMGVAVTLVLGVAPQYFLDLANQAGVFVR; via the coding sequence GTGAGCACAACAGCCGTCCACAGCCTGTGGACAACGGCGGCCGAGCCGATCGACAAGATCGACGCGCCCACCATCGAGTACGGGCAGCTGTCGCCGGTGTTGATCGTCATCGGCGCGGCCGTCATCGGAGTGCTCATCGAAGCCTTCGTCCCGCGCAAGTCCCGGTACTACGCACAGCTGTTCCTCTCCGTGGTCTCCCTGGCCGCCGCCTTCGCCGCGGTGGTCGGGCTCGCGGCCCGCGGCTTCGGCACCACCAAGGCGCAGATCGCCGCGATGGGCGCCATCGCGGTCGACGGACCCGCGCTCTTCCTCCAGGGCACGATCCTGCTCACCGGAATCGTCGCGATCTTCACCTTCGCGGAGCGGCGTCTCGACCCGGAGGCGCACGGCAACCGCGTCGACTCGTTCGTGGCGCAGGCCGGGTCCGTCCCGGGCAGTGAGGGCGAACAGGCCGCCACCAAGGCCGGATTCGCCACCACCGAGGTGTTCCCGCTGGCGCTCTTCGCCATCGGCGGCATGCTGGTCTTCCCCGCGGCCAACGACCTCCTGACGCTCTTCATCGCGCTGGAAGTCTTCTCCCTGCCGCTGTACCTGCTGTGCGCCCTCGCCCGCCGCAAGCGCCTGATGTCACAGGAATCCGCCGTCAAGTATTTCCTGCTCGGCGCGTTCGCCTCGGCGTTCACGCTCTTCGGTATCGCGCTCCTCTACGGATACGCGGGTTCCGTGTCGTACGCGACGGTCGCGGACGTCGTCGAGGGCAACGTCAAGACCGTGGACCCGGCGCTCGCCGACACCATGGGCAACGACGCGCTGCTCCTGATCGGCGTCGCGATGGTGGTGATGGGGCTGCTCTTCAAGGTCGGCGCGGTGCCGTTCCACATGTGGACCCCGGACGTGTACCAAGGCGCTCCGACGCCGGTCACCGGCTTCATGGCGGCGGCGACGAAGGTGGCCGCGTTCGGCGCCCTCCTGCGCCTCCTCTACGTGGTCCTGCCCGGCCTGCGCTGGGACTGGCGGCCGGTCATGTGGGGCGTCGCGGTCATCACGATGCTGGGCGGCGCGATCATCGCGATCACCCAGACCGACATCAAGCGGCTCCTCGCGTATTCGTCCGTCGCGCACGCCGGCTTCATCCTCGCCGGTGTCATCGCCACCACCCCGGACGGCATCTCCTCCGTCCTCTTCTACCTGGGTGCCTACTCCTTCGTGACCATCGGCGCCTTCGCCGTCGTCACGCTGGTGCGGGACGCGGGTGGCGAGGCGACGCACCTCTCCAAGTGGGCGGGGCTCGGACGCCGGTCCCCGCTGGTGGCCGCGGTCTTCGCGGTCTTCCTCCTCGCCTTCGCCGGTATCCCGCTGACCTCCGGGTTCGCCGGGAAGTTCGCGGTCTTCAAGGCGGCGGCGGAGGGCGGCGCGGGCCCGCTGGTCGTGGTCGGTGTGCTGTCGTCGGCGATCGCCGCGTTCTTCTACATCCGCGTGATCGTCCTGATGTTCTTCAGCGAGCCGAAGGCGGACGGCCCCACGGTCGCCGTGCCCTCGCCGCTGACGATGACGGCGATCGCCATGGGCGTCGCCGTGACGCTGGTGCTGGGCGTGGCCCCGCAGTACTTCCTGGACCTGGCGAACCAGGCGGGAGTCTTCGTCCGCTAG
- the recQ gene encoding DNA helicase RecQ: protein MSEVTAAVPAPGVATGTVTESDALRTLHRVFGYDAFRGEQEPVIDHVVGGGDAVVLMPTGGGKSLCYQIPALVRPGTGVVISPLIALMQDQVDALRALGVRAGFINSTQDFDERRVMEAEFLAGELDVLYLAPERLRLDATLDLLGRAKISVFAIDEAHCVAQWGHDFRPDYLALSLLGQRWPDVPRIALTATATDATHREITQRLGMPDARHFVASFDRPNIQYRIVPKAEPKKQLLAFLKEEHAGDAGIVYCLSRNSVEKTAEFLCKNGIEAVPYHAGLDGGTRARNQSRFLREEGLVVCATIAFGMGIDKPDVRFVAHLDLPKSVEGYYQETGRAGRDGLPSTAWMAYGLQDVVQQRKLIQGGEGDEAFRRRASSHLDSMLALCETAQCRRAQLLTYFGQEAGAESCGNCDTCLTPPETWDGTVAAQKVLSTVVRLQRERGQKFGAGQIIDILLGKKTAKVIQFDHDQLSVFGIGEELAEAEWRGVVRQLLAQGLIAVEGEYGTLVLTEASGSVLGREREVRLRKEPKRAPAARASKSERKAKSAAAVAELPQDAVPLFEALRAWRGAQAKEQGVPAYVIFHDATLREIATLRPGSVADLAGISGVGEKKRATYGEGVVGVVAEFLGGAVAGSGASGGAPGGASTEAEVPLSDEVEPDWGDEQEPDWTS, encoded by the coding sequence ATGAGCGAGGTGACGGCGGCGGTACCGGCGCCGGGCGTGGCGACCGGCACCGTGACGGAGAGCGACGCGCTGCGCACGCTCCACCGCGTCTTCGGGTACGACGCCTTCCGCGGCGAGCAGGAACCGGTCATCGACCACGTGGTGGGTGGCGGGGACGCCGTCGTCCTCATGCCGACCGGCGGCGGCAAGTCCCTCTGCTACCAGATCCCGGCCCTGGTCAGGCCCGGCACCGGCGTCGTGATCTCCCCGCTCATCGCGCTGATGCAGGACCAGGTGGACGCGTTGCGGGCGCTCGGGGTGCGCGCCGGGTTCATCAACTCCACGCAGGACTTCGACGAGCGTCGCGTGATGGAGGCGGAGTTCCTCGCGGGCGAGCTCGACGTGCTCTATCTGGCGCCGGAGCGGCTGCGCCTGGACGCGACGCTGGACCTCCTCGGGCGGGCCAAGATCTCCGTCTTCGCCATCGACGAGGCGCACTGCGTCGCCCAGTGGGGCCACGACTTCCGCCCCGACTACCTCGCCCTGTCCCTCCTCGGGCAGCGCTGGCCGGACGTACCGCGGATCGCCCTGACCGCGACGGCCACCGACGCCACGCACCGGGAGATCACCCAGCGGCTCGGCATGCCCGACGCCCGGCACTTCGTGGCGAGCTTCGACCGGCCCAACATCCAGTACCGCATCGTGCCGAAGGCCGAACCGAAGAAGCAGCTCCTCGCCTTCCTGAAGGAGGAGCACGCGGGCGACGCCGGGATCGTCTACTGCCTGTCCCGCAATTCGGTGGAGAAAACCGCCGAGTTCCTCTGCAAGAACGGCATCGAGGCCGTCCCGTACCACGCGGGTCTGGACGGCGGCACGCGCGCGAGGAACCAGTCCCGCTTCCTGCGGGAGGAGGGCCTCGTCGTCTGCGCGACGATCGCCTTCGGGATGGGCATCGACAAGCCCGACGTCCGCTTCGTCGCCCACCTCGACCTGCCCAAGTCCGTCGAGGGGTACTACCAGGAGACGGGCCGCGCGGGCCGCGACGGCCTGCCCTCGACGGCCTGGATGGCGTATGGCCTCCAGGACGTCGTGCAGCAGCGGAAGCTGATCCAGGGCGGCGAGGGCGACGAGGCGTTCCGGCGCCGCGCCTCCTCCCACCTGGACTCGATGCTGGCGCTCTGCGAGACCGCCCAGTGCCGCCGCGCGCAGCTCCTGACCTACTTCGGCCAGGAGGCGGGCGCGGAGTCCTGCGGCAACTGCGACACCTGCCTGACCCCGCCCGAGACCTGGGACGGCACGGTGGCGGCGCAGAAGGTCCTCTCCACAGTCGTGCGCCTGCAGCGCGAGCGCGGCCAGAAGTTCGGCGCGGGCCAGATCATCGACATCCTCCTGGGCAAGAAGACCGCGAAGGTCATCCAGTTCGACCACGACCAGCTCTCGGTCTTCGGCATCGGCGAAGAGCTGGCGGAGGCCGAATGGCGCGGCGTGGTCCGTCAGCTGCTGGCGCAGGGCCTGATCGCGGTCGAGGGGGAGTACGGAACGCTGGTGCTCACCGAGGCGAGCGGCTCCGTCCTGGGCAGGGAGCGTGAGGTGCGGCTGCGCAAGGAGCCGAAGCGGGCACCGGCGGCGCGGGCGTCCAAGAGCGAGCGCAAGGCGAAGTCGGCGGCAGCGGTCGCCGAGCTGCCCCAGGACGCGGTCCCCCTCTTCGAGGCACTGCGCGCCTGGCGCGGCGCCCAGGCGAAGGAACAGGGCGTCCCGGCGTATGTGATCTTCCACGACGCCACACTCCGTGAGATCGCGACCCTCCGGCCCGGGTCCGTCGCGGACCTGGCGGGCATCAGCGGAGTCGGCGAGAAGAAGCGGGCGACGTACGGCGAGGGCGTGGTCGGAGTCGTCGCGGAGTTCTTGGGCGGGGCGGTTGCGGGGAGTGGTGCTTCGGGTGGAGCGCCGGGCGGAGCGTCCACCGAGGCCGAGGTGCCGCTCAGCGATGAGGTGGAGCCGGACTGGGGGGACGAGCAAGAGCCGGACTGGACGTCTTAG
- a CDS encoding GntR family transcriptional regulator produces the protein MTDPARGPAVRVDTTSPVPPYEQIRAQLSALITTGRLPEGERLPPVRQLAADLGLAAGTVARAYRELEAASLIHTRRGAGTRVAPLPAGTAPLDPEQLAELAVQFVTAARSLGADDAAAMGAVRKALDHA, from the coding sequence ATGACGGACCCGGCCAGAGGCCCCGCCGTCCGGGTCGACACCACGAGCCCCGTCCCGCCCTACGAACAGATCCGGGCCCAGCTCTCCGCCCTCATCACCACGGGCCGCCTCCCCGAGGGCGAACGCCTCCCACCCGTGCGCCAACTCGCCGCCGACCTGGGCCTGGCAGCGGGCACGGTGGCCCGCGCCTACCGCGAACTGGAAGCGGCCTCCCTCATCCACACCCGCCGCGGCGCCGGCACGAGGGTCGCCCCGCTTCCGGCGGGCACGGCCCCTCTTGACCCGGAGCAACTCGCCGAGCTGGCAGTTCAGTTCGTCACCGCGGCGCGCTCGCTCGGGGCGGACGACGCGGCGGCCATGGGGGCGGTAAGGAAGGCGCTGGACCACGCGTGA
- the fahA gene encoding fumarylacetoacetase: MSEQTPLDPAAGDSADLPGDDPFGLPEGDPFGPHNLPYGVFSLTGEADGRRRVGVRLGSYVLDAGAAAAALGSPYVSLLARTTLNPLLAAGRRAWSDVRRALTAWVTVPAHREAVRPLLHPLSEVTLHLPFEVADYVDFYASEHHASNLGQMFRPDAPTPLTPNWKHLPIGYHGRSGTVVVSGTDVVRPTGQRKTPADPAPVFGPSVRLDIEAEVGFVVGASSEQGTAVPLADFREHVFGLTLLNDWSARDIQAWEYVPLGPFLGKSFATSVSAWITPLEALDSARVAPPERTHQLLPYLDDSAESAADEPGGYDLRITVTLNGQVISEPPFSTVYWTAAQQLAHMTVNGASLRTGDLYGSGTVSGPGPGQFGSLIEMTWNGRDPLELPDGKRTFLEDGDVVTLSAWAPGPNGTKVGLGEVTGRIASAR; the protein is encoded by the coding sequence ATGTCCGAGCAGACCCCGCTCGACCCGGCCGCCGGTGACTCCGCCGACCTTCCCGGAGACGATCCCTTCGGCCTCCCCGAGGGCGACCCCTTCGGACCGCACAACCTTCCCTACGGCGTGTTCTCCCTGACCGGGGAGGCGGACGGCCGACGCAGGGTGGGGGTACGGCTCGGCTCGTACGTCCTGGACGCGGGCGCCGCGGCCGCCGCACTCGGCTCCCCCTACGTCTCGCTCCTCGCCCGTACCACGCTGAACCCGCTGCTCGCCGCGGGCCGCAGGGCCTGGTCCGACGTGCGACGCGCCCTGACGGCATGGGTGACGGTGCCCGCCCACCGTGAGGCCGTACGCCCCCTGCTGCACCCTCTCTCCGAAGTGACCCTGCACCTGCCCTTCGAGGTCGCGGACTACGTCGACTTCTACGCCTCCGAGCACCACGCCTCCAACCTGGGGCAGATGTTCCGGCCGGACGCGCCGACGCCGCTGACCCCCAACTGGAAGCACCTGCCCATCGGTTACCACGGCCGGTCCGGCACGGTCGTCGTCTCCGGTACGGACGTCGTCCGTCCCACGGGCCAGCGCAAGACGCCCGCGGACCCGGCCCCCGTCTTCGGCCCGTCCGTCCGGCTCGACATCGAGGCGGAGGTCGGCTTCGTCGTCGGCGCCTCCTCGGAGCAGGGCACCGCCGTGCCCCTCGCGGACTTCCGGGAGCACGTCTTCGGACTGACTCTCCTCAACGATTGGTCGGCACGCGACATCCAGGCGTGGGAGTACGTCCCGCTCGGGCCGTTCCTCGGCAAGTCGTTCGCCACATCGGTGTCCGCGTGGATCACCCCGCTGGAAGCGCTGGACTCGGCACGGGTCGCACCGCCGGAGCGCACGCACCAGCTCCTGCCCTATCTGGACGACTCCGCGGAGTCCGCGGCGGACGAGCCCGGCGGCTACGACCTGCGCATCACGGTCACCCTGAACGGCCAGGTCATCTCGGAGCCGCCGTTCTCCACCGTGTACTGGACGGCCGCGCAGCAGCTGGCGCACATGACGGTCAACGGCGCCTCGCTGCGCACCGGCGACCTGTACGGCTCGGGCACGGTCAGCGGCCCCGGCCCCGGCCAGTTCGGCTCGCTGATCGAGATGACCTGGAACGGCCGTGACCCCCTCGAACTCCCCGACGGCAAGCGGACGTTCCTCGAGGACGGCGACGTGGTCACGCTCTCGGCCTGGGCGCCGGGACCCAATGGCACGAAGGTCGGACTGGGCGAGGTGACGGGCCGGATCGCGTCGGCGCGCTGA
- a CDS encoding HAD family hydrolase, translated as MSASLAYALIATDLDGTLLRGDDTVSDRSRRALAAAGGAGARHLVVTGRPAPRVRPLLDELGYDGLAVCGQGAQLYDVGADRMEWSVTLDRELAEVALGKIEAEVGQVHAAVDQDGVEGLTLIEPGYEMPHPTLPAVRVPGRDVLWEEPISKVLLRHPTLADDELAAVARGVVGTLASVTMSGPGTVELQPCGVTKATGLALAAERLGLTAADTVAFGDMPNDIPMFLWAAHGVAMANAHGELKAVADELTLSNEDDGIAVVLERLLRR; from the coding sequence ATGTCCGCCTCCCTCGCATATGCACTCATCGCCACTGACCTGGACGGGACGCTGCTGCGCGGCGACGACACGGTCTCGGACCGGTCGCGGCGGGCGCTGGCCGCCGCAGGCGGGGCGGGCGCCCGGCACCTCGTGGTGACAGGCCGCCCGGCCCCGCGGGTGCGGCCTCTCCTCGACGAACTCGGGTACGACGGCCTGGCCGTGTGCGGTCAGGGTGCCCAGCTGTACGACGTCGGCGCGGACCGGATGGAGTGGTCGGTGACCCTCGACCGCGAGCTCGCCGAGGTCGCGCTCGGGAAGATCGAGGCGGAGGTCGGGCAGGTCCACGCGGCCGTGGACCAGGACGGCGTGGAGGGCCTCACGCTCATCGAGCCGGGGTACGAGATGCCGCACCCCACGCTGCCCGCGGTGCGGGTGCCCGGGCGGGACGTGCTGTGGGAGGAGCCCATCAGCAAGGTGTTGCTGCGCCATCCGACGCTGGCGGACGATGAGTTGGCGGCGGTCGCGCGGGGCGTGGTGGGCACGCTCGCGTCGGTGACCATGTCCGGGCCCGGCACGGTGGAACTCCAACCGTGCGGGGTGACCAAGGCGACCGGGCTCGCGCTGGCCGCCGAGCGGCTCGGCCTGACGGCGGCCGACACGGTCGCCTTTGGGGACATGCCCAACGACATCCCCATGTTCCTGTGGGCCGCGCACGGGGTGGCCATGGCCAACGCTCATGGGGAACTGAAAGCGGTGGCAGACGAGTTGACCCTCTCAAACGAGGACGACGGCATCGCCGTCGTCCTCGAACGTCTGCTGAGGCGCTAG